The Cellulomonas wangleii genome includes a region encoding these proteins:
- a CDS encoding glycoside hydrolase family 9 protein has product MPRTPTPRPRRRALWAGAAAVAMAAGAVTLPVQAAQAAPAYNYAEALQKSMFFYQAQRSGDLPADYPVSWRGDSALDDGKDVGKDLTGGWYDAGDHVKFGLPMAFTATMLAWGAVESPQGYTQAGQMDELRDNLRAVNDYFIKAHTAPDELYVQVGKGDDDHKWWGPAEVMTMARPAYKISASCPGSDAAAETAAAMASAALVFKGSDASYSATLLSHAKQLYSFADTYRGKYSDCVTDAQSFYKSWSGYQDELVWGAYWLYKATGDATYLAKAEAEYDKLSNENQTTTKSYKWTVAWDDKSYAAYALLAMETGKQKYVDDANRWLDYWTVGVNGAKVTYSPGGMAVLDSWGALRYAANTSFVALVYSDWLTDTTRKARYHDFGVRQINYALGDNPRKSSYVVGFGTNPPKNPHHRTAHGSWLDSLKDPVETRHVLYGALVGGPGSANDAYTDDRGDYVANEVATDYNAGFTGALAYLTAEYGGTPLASFPQPEKPDQAEFFVEAKLNQPAGGTFTEVKAIIRNRSAFPARSLTNASIRYWFTLDAGVPASAVTVSTNYSECGTTPSKVVAAGGSLYYAELSCAGQNIHPGGQSQHRREIQFRVAGTTGWDATNDPSFAGLPATGDPVRTTGITLHEGGTLLWGTVPDGTGPTPTPSVTPTPTVTPTPTVTPTPTVTPTPTVTPTPTVTPTPTVTPTPGVTPTPGPATCAVTYSANTWSSGFTASVRLKNTGSAPLTWSLSFTLPAGQQVQQGWSATWSQTGSTVTATGAAWNATLAPGASVDLGFNGSHTGQNPAPTSFTVNGATCAAG; this is encoded by the coding sequence ATGCCCCGCACCCCCACCCCCCGCCCGCGCCGCCGCGCGCTGTGGGCCGGCGCCGCCGCCGTCGCGATGGCCGCCGGAGCCGTGACCCTGCCGGTCCAGGCCGCACAGGCCGCGCCCGCGTACAACTACGCCGAGGCGCTGCAGAAGTCGATGTTCTTCTACCAGGCGCAGCGTTCCGGCGACCTGCCGGCCGACTACCCGGTGTCGTGGCGCGGCGACTCGGCGCTCGACGACGGCAAGGACGTCGGCAAGGACCTGACGGGTGGCTGGTACGACGCCGGGGACCACGTGAAGTTCGGGCTGCCCATGGCCTTCACCGCGACGATGCTCGCGTGGGGCGCGGTGGAGAGCCCGCAGGGGTACACCCAGGCCGGCCAGATGGACGAGCTGCGCGACAACCTGCGCGCCGTCAACGACTACTTCATCAAGGCGCACACCGCCCCCGACGAGCTCTACGTGCAGGTCGGCAAGGGCGACGACGACCACAAGTGGTGGGGCCCGGCCGAGGTCATGACCATGGCCCGCCCCGCGTACAAGATCAGCGCGTCCTGCCCGGGCTCCGACGCCGCCGCCGAGACCGCCGCGGCCATGGCGTCCGCGGCGCTGGTGTTCAAGGGGTCGGACGCCTCCTACTCCGCGACCCTGCTGAGCCACGCCAAGCAGCTCTACTCGTTCGCGGACACCTACCGCGGCAAGTACTCCGACTGCGTCACCGACGCCCAGTCGTTCTACAAGTCGTGGTCCGGCTACCAGGACGAGCTGGTGTGGGGCGCGTACTGGCTCTACAAGGCGACGGGTGACGCGACGTACCTGGCCAAGGCCGAGGCCGAGTACGACAAGCTCAGCAACGAGAACCAGACGACCACCAAGTCGTACAAGTGGACCGTCGCGTGGGACGACAAGTCGTACGCCGCGTACGCGCTGCTGGCCATGGAGACCGGCAAGCAGAAGTACGTCGACGACGCGAACCGCTGGCTCGACTACTGGACCGTCGGCGTCAACGGCGCGAAGGTCACCTACTCCCCCGGCGGCATGGCCGTGCTCGACTCCTGGGGCGCCCTGCGGTACGCCGCGAACACGTCGTTCGTCGCGCTGGTCTACAGCGACTGGCTCACCGACACCACCCGCAAGGCGCGGTACCACGACTTCGGCGTGCGGCAGATCAACTACGCGCTGGGCGACAACCCCCGCAAGTCCTCGTACGTCGTCGGCTTCGGCACGAACCCGCCGAAGAACCCGCACCACCGCACCGCGCACGGGTCGTGGCTGGACTCGTTGAAGGACCCGGTCGAGACGCGGCACGTGCTGTACGGCGCCCTGGTGGGCGGCCCCGGCTCGGCCAACGACGCGTACACCGACGACCGCGGCGACTACGTCGCCAACGAGGTCGCGACCGACTACAACGCCGGCTTCACCGGCGCGCTGGCGTACCTCACGGCCGAGTACGGCGGCACGCCGCTCGCGTCGTTCCCGCAGCCGGAGAAGCCGGACCAGGCCGAGTTCTTCGTCGAGGCCAAGCTCAACCAGCCCGCCGGGGGGACGTTCACCGAGGTCAAGGCGATCATCCGCAACCGCTCGGCGTTCCCGGCGCGATCGCTCACCAACGCCTCGATCCGGTACTGGTTCACGCTCGACGCAGGCGTGCCCGCCTCCGCCGTGACCGTCTCGACCAACTACAGCGAGTGCGGCACGACGCCGTCGAAGGTCGTCGCCGCCGGGGGCAGCCTGTACTACGCGGAGCTGAGCTGCGCGGGGCAGAACATCCACCCCGGTGGCCAGTCGCAGCACCGTCGCGAGATCCAGTTCCGCGTCGCCGGCACGACCGGGTGGGACGCCACGAACGACCCGTCGTTCGCCGGCCTGCCCGCCACCGGGGACCCGGTCCGGACCACGGGCATCACGCTGCACGAGGGTGGCACGCTGCTGTGGGGCACGGTGCCCGACGGGACGGGCCCGACCCCGACGCCGTCCGTCACCCCGACGCCCACGGTGACCCCGACACCCACCGTGACCCCGACACCCACGGTCACGCCGACCCCCACGGTCACCCCGACCCCCACGGTCACCCCGACACCCACGGTCACGCCCACCCCGGGCGTCACCCCCACGCCGGGCCCGGCCACGTGCGCCGTGACGTACAGCGCCAACACCTGGAGCTCGGGCTTCACCGCGTCCGTGCGGCTGAAGAACACGGGCTCGGCGCCGCTGACCTGGTCGCTGTCCTTCACGCTGCCCGCGGGGCAGCAGGTGCAGCAGGGATGGAGCGCGACGTGGTCGCAGACGGGCTCCACCGTGACCGCCACGGGTGCGGCGTGGAACGCCACGCTCGCCCCCGGCGCGTCGGTCGACCTGGGCTTCAACGGGTCGCACACCGGCCAGAACCCGGCCCCGACGTCGTTCACGGTGAACGGCGCCACCTGCGCGGCCGGGTGA
- a CDS encoding GNAT family N-acetyltransferase yields the protein MTDTAPPASPQTPPATTPSSTDAAVLSDVDIWPLTGLRVVCGDLELRAPDDRMLLDLARLAAQGVHQPDYMPFLVPWTRGTPVQVARSVMTYQWGLRERTAPSDWAIELAVVRDGEPLGTQGLYAKDYLVARSAETGSWLGLRHQHGGVGTRMRLMVLHLLFEGLDARYATSSAFVDNPGSSGVSRKIGYRPNGILHQAREGGPVDSQLYVLDRADWDARPDHLRPEIRIEGLGPVRSQLGLSG from the coding sequence GTGACCGACACGGCCCCGCCCGCATCCCCGCAGACGCCGCCCGCGACGACCCCCTCGAGCACGGACGCCGCCGTCCTGTCCGACGTCGACATCTGGCCCCTGACCGGCCTGCGGGTCGTCTGCGGCGACCTGGAGCTGCGGGCGCCGGACGACCGCATGCTGCTCGACCTGGCCCGGCTGGCCGCCCAGGGCGTGCACCAGCCGGACTACATGCCGTTCCTGGTCCCGTGGACGCGCGGGACACCGGTGCAGGTGGCCCGCAGCGTCATGACGTACCAGTGGGGGCTGCGCGAGCGCACCGCGCCCTCCGACTGGGCGATCGAGCTGGCGGTCGTGCGGGACGGCGAGCCGCTGGGCACCCAGGGCCTGTACGCGAAGGACTACCTGGTGGCCCGTAGCGCCGAGACGGGGTCGTGGCTCGGTCTGCGGCACCAGCACGGCGGTGTCGGCACCCGCATGCGCCTGATGGTCCTGCACCTGCTGTTCGAGGGTCTGGACGCGCGGTACGCGACGAGCTCCGCGTTCGTCGACAACCCGGGCTCGTCGGGCGTCAGCCGCAAGATCGGGTACCGGCCCAACGGGATCCTGCACCAGGCCCGTGAGGGTGGCCCGGTCGACAGCCAGCTGTACGTGCTGGACCGCGCCGACTGGGACGCCCGGCCGGACCACCTGCGACCCGAGATCCGCATCGAGGGCCTGGGCCCGGTGCGGTCGCAGCTCGGGCTCTCCGGCTGA
- a CDS encoding rhomboid family intramembrane serine protease, whose protein sequence is MPGGPPAGPPGVPGGAAEQVPVCPRHPDRVSYVRCQRCGRPACPECQRPAPVGIHCVDCVAEAARTAREGRTVFGGRVRAGRPVVTLTLIGLCAVSYVLQLAVPGWTSQWAFSPLAGAFEPWRFLTAAFLHSPGQVFHILFNMLALWMIGPYLESTLGRARFAVLYLMSALGGSVAAVLLATATDSWTTAMVGASGAVFGLFGAVLVVLRRLGRDAGPIIGILVLNGVLGFVLPNIAWQAHLGGLVVGAALGAAFAYAPRERRALVGWAAPVAVLVLLLGATWATYASVGLV, encoded by the coding sequence GTGCCGGGCGGCCCCCCCGCGGGGCCGCCCGGCGTGCCCGGCGGTGCGGCCGAGCAGGTTCCCGTGTGCCCGCGGCACCCCGACCGCGTCTCCTACGTGCGGTGCCAGCGCTGCGGCCGGCCCGCGTGCCCCGAGTGCCAGCGGCCGGCCCCGGTCGGCATCCACTGCGTCGACTGCGTCGCGGAGGCGGCACGGACCGCCCGCGAGGGGCGCACCGTGTTCGGCGGCCGCGTGCGCGCCGGGCGGCCCGTCGTCACGCTGACCCTCATCGGGCTGTGCGCCGTGTCCTACGTGCTCCAGCTCGCGGTGCCCGGGTGGACGTCGCAGTGGGCGTTCAGCCCGCTGGCCGGCGCCTTCGAGCCGTGGCGGTTCCTCACCGCGGCGTTCCTGCACTCGCCGGGCCAGGTCTTCCACATCCTGTTCAACATGCTCGCGCTGTGGATGATCGGGCCGTACCTGGAGAGCACGCTCGGGCGCGCGCGGTTCGCCGTGCTGTACCTGATGAGCGCCCTCGGCGGGTCCGTGGCCGCCGTGCTGCTCGCGACCGCCACCGACAGCTGGACCACGGCGATGGTCGGTGCCTCGGGTGCCGTCTTCGGACTGTTCGGCGCCGTGCTCGTGGTGCTGCGGCGCCTGGGCCGTGACGCCGGGCCCATCATCGGGATCCTCGTCCTCAACGGCGTGCTGGGGTTCGTGCTGCCCAACATCGCCTGGCAGGCGCACCTGGGCGGACTCGTCGTGGGGGCCGCGCTGGGTGCGGCCTTCGCCTACGCCCCGCGCGAGCGGCGGGCCCTGGTCGGCTGGGCCGCACCCGTCGCGGTCCTCGTCCTGCTCCTCGGGGCCACGTGGGCGACGTACGCGTCCGTCGGCCTCGTCTGA
- a CDS encoding cell division protein CrgA: MPESKSRKKATYTPPPAKAAAPKPLPRWFLPVSLGLMIFGLLWLVVTYLSPGAAYPLPIGQWNLAVGFAIIIVGFGMLTRWR; this comes from the coding sequence GTGCCCGAGTCGAAGTCGCGCAAGAAGGCGACCTACACCCCGCCGCCGGCCAAGGCCGCCGCGCCCAAGCCCCTGCCCCGCTGGTTCCTGCCGGTGTCGCTGGGCCTGATGATCTTCGGCCTGCTGTGGCTGGTCGTCACGTACCTCTCCCCCGGTGCCGCGTACCCGCTGCCCATCGGTCAGTGGAACCTCGCCGTCGGCTTCGCGATCATCATCGTGGGCTTCGGCATGCTGACGCGCTGGCGCTGA
- a CDS encoding RtcB family protein, producing MRDAVSPNAVGVDIGCGMIGVRTSLTAEDLPDDLHALRSAVESRIPVGFRSHDEAVDLRRLRPIGAHARTAEALRGADAFWARFGALTPRVRDLEGRARRQLGTLGGGNHFLEVCLDDDGTVWLQLHSGSRNIGKSLAEVHVAVAKSLPHNAGLVDRDLAVLLAGTPEMDAYLEDLSWAQEYAARSRAVMMTLFVDAVRAAFGDREVAFEEVANVHHNYVTTERIDGAELVVTRKGAIRAGAGDLGLIPGSMGTGSYIVRGLGNPASYWSASHGAGRRMSRAAARRTFTVEDLAAQTAGVECRKDAGVVDEIPGAYKDLDEVIAAQADLVEVVARLRTIVCVKG from the coding sequence ATGCGCGACGCGGTGTCCCCCAACGCCGTCGGTGTCGACATCGGCTGCGGCATGATCGGCGTGCGGACGTCCCTGACCGCCGAGGACCTCCCGGACGACCTGCACGCGTTGCGCAGCGCCGTGGAGTCTCGCATCCCCGTCGGGTTCCGCTCGCACGACGAGGCGGTCGACCTGCGCAGGCTGCGGCCGATCGGCGCGCACGCGCGGACGGCCGAGGCGCTGCGGGGCGCGGACGCCTTCTGGGCCCGGTTCGGTGCTCTCACCCCGCGGGTGCGGGACCTGGAGGGGCGGGCGCGGCGCCAGCTCGGCACGCTGGGCGGCGGCAACCACTTCCTCGAGGTCTGCCTCGACGACGACGGGACGGTGTGGCTGCAGCTGCACTCCGGGTCGCGCAACATCGGCAAGTCCCTCGCCGAGGTGCACGTGGCGGTCGCCAAGTCGCTGCCGCACAACGCGGGCCTGGTGGACCGGGACCTGGCCGTCCTGCTGGCGGGGACGCCGGAGATGGACGCCTACCTCGAGGACCTGTCGTGGGCGCAGGAGTACGCGGCCCGGTCCCGGGCCGTGATGATGACGCTCTTCGTGGACGCGGTGCGTGCCGCCTTCGGCGACCGTGAGGTGGCGTTCGAGGAGGTGGCGAACGTGCACCACAACTACGTCACGACCGAGCGCATCGACGGTGCCGAGCTCGTGGTGACCCGCAAGGGCGCCATCCGGGCCGGTGCGGGCGACCTCGGGCTCATCCCCGGGTCGATGGGCACGGGGTCGTACATCGTGCGCGGACTGGGCAACCCCGCGTCGTACTGGTCGGCGTCGCACGGCGCCGGCCGGCGGATGTCCCGTGCCGCGGCCCGGCGGACGTTCACCGTGGAGGACCTCGCGGCGCAGACCGCCGGCGTCGAGTGCCGCAAGGACGCCGGGGTCGTCGACGAGATCCCCGGCGCCTACAAGGACCTGGACGAGGTGATCGCGGCGCAGGCCGACCTCGTGGAGGTGGTCGCACGACTCCGCACCATCGTGTGCGTGAAGGGCTGA
- a CDS encoding DLW-39 family protein — MKKLLLLAAVAAVGYVAWQKYAQDRDERDLWAEVTDTFE, encoded by the coding sequence ATGAAGAAGCTCCTGCTCCTGGCCGCTGTCGCGGCCGTCGGCTACGTCGCCTGGCAGAAGTACGCGCAGGACCGCGACGAGCGCGACCTGTGGGCCGAGGTCACCGACACCTTCGAGTGA
- a CDS encoding class E sortase: MGVLGELLITLGVLLLGFLVWQLWWTDVEGDAVQAEIVRDLDFAPPAAAVDDDSGIAEPRRDEPPVIEEPAHAVSFATLQVPRWAGEPERPISQGTDRPTVLDVLGIGHYPGTAMPGGVGNFALAGHRVTYGKPFNRIEELQLGDPLVVRTADTWYVYRVTGTEVVLPPDVRVIAPVPNEPGVEPTERYITLTTCHPMFSARERFIVHGVLDYWAPVSSGTPAELLGTP, from the coding sequence GTGGGTGTCCTCGGCGAGCTGCTCATCACCCTGGGTGTGCTGCTGCTGGGGTTCCTGGTGTGGCAGCTGTGGTGGACGGACGTCGAGGGCGACGCCGTGCAGGCGGAGATCGTCCGGGACCTCGACTTCGCCCCGCCCGCCGCGGCGGTCGACGACGACAGCGGGATCGCCGAGCCGCGACGCGACGAGCCGCCGGTGATCGAGGAGCCCGCGCACGCGGTCTCGTTCGCCACGCTCCAGGTGCCGCGCTGGGCCGGGGAGCCCGAGCGCCCGATCTCGCAGGGGACCGACCGGCCCACGGTGCTGGACGTGCTGGGCATCGGGCACTACCCCGGCACCGCGATGCCGGGGGGAGTGGGCAACTTCGCGCTCGCCGGGCACCGGGTGACGTACGGCAAGCCGTTCAACCGCATCGAGGAGCTGCAGCTCGGCGACCCGCTCGTCGTCCGCACGGCCGACACCTGGTACGTGTACCGGGTCACGGGCACCGAGGTCGTCCTGCCGCCCGACGTGCGGGTCATCGCGCCCGTGCCCAACGAGCCCGGCGTCGAGCCGACGGAGCGGTACATCACGCTCACCACGTGCCACCCCATGTTCTCCGCGCGCGAGCGGTTCATCGTGCACGGCGTGCTCGACTACTGGGCCCCCGTGTCGTCCGGCACCCCCGCCGAGCTGCTGGGGACGCCGTGA
- a CDS encoding cold-shock protein produces MATGTVKWFNAEKGFGFIAPSDGSADVFAHFSAIVSTGGFRTLEENQQVEFEVTQGPKGLQASDIRPL; encoded by the coding sequence ATGGCCACCGGCACCGTCAAGTGGTTCAACGCGGAGAAGGGCTTCGGCTTCATCGCTCCGTCCGACGGCTCCGCCGACGTTTTCGCGCACTTCAGCGCGATCGTCTCGACGGGCGGCTTCCGCACGCTCGAGGAGAACCAGCAGGTCGAGTTCGAGGTCACCCAGGGCCCCAAGGGCCTGCAGGCGTCGGACATCCGACCGCTCTGA
- a CDS encoding ATP-binding protein, which produces MTGSQEQLELIDVDAGLPVSRPPEGFAPVRHWELASTAQLRTLRHQLADEIGAGTGAARQDLEATPDKLVLIATELAANALTHALPPTTVALSRTDDQWMLDVADHDPESAPVYAGARITGAGGLGLHLARRLSLEVGWYETDMTKNIWATFPVE; this is translated from the coding sequence ATGACCGGCAGCCAGGAACAGCTCGAGCTCATCGACGTGGACGCGGGCCTGCCCGTCAGCCGTCCCCCCGAGGGGTTCGCACCCGTCCGGCACTGGGAGCTGGCGTCCACCGCGCAGCTGCGCACCCTGCGGCACCAGTTGGCGGACGAGATCGGTGCCGGCACCGGCGCGGCCCGGCAGGACCTGGAGGCGACGCCCGACAAGCTCGTGCTCATCGCCACCGAGCTCGCCGCGAACGCGCTGACCCACGCCCTGCCGCCGACGACCGTCGCCCTGTCGCGCACCGACGACCAGTGGATGCTCGACGTCGCCGACCACGACCCGGAGTCCGCGCCGGTCTACGCCGGTGCCCGCATCACCGGCGCCGGGGGACTGGGCCTGCACCTGGCCCGCCGGCTCTCGCTCGAGGTCGGCTGGTACGAGACGGACATGACCAAGAACATCTGGGCGACGTTCCCCGTCGAGTGA
- a CDS encoding DUF881 domain-containing protein, with translation MTETAGARARARRPGLGRGAVAVGLVLGLSGLLFTVNARSAGTDEARHPQDLRELTQKQAATVQRLSGEVDTLRAEVEALTAEQNALAGRPALTPTAGDLVAGGSVPVSGPGLVISLDDAPVDSRRDDVRPDLLVVHQQDIQAVMNALWAGGAEAMGLMDQRVVSTTGVQCQGNVLRLHGRMYSPPFVITAVGDPEQLRAALAADEDVRTYVRQAGELNLGWDLEERSEVELPAYSGATELGWARVPDDVEVLPGVPAAAPADEDAPTASARPSGPRTTEEGHL, from the coding sequence GTGACCGAGACCGCCGGTGCCCGGGCGCGCGCCCGACGGCCCGGCCTGGGCCGCGGCGCCGTCGCCGTGGGTCTCGTCCTCGGGCTGTCCGGCCTCCTGTTCACCGTCAACGCCCGCAGCGCCGGCACGGACGAGGCGCGCCACCCGCAGGACCTGCGCGAGCTGACGCAGAAGCAGGCCGCCACCGTACAGCGCCTGTCCGGCGAGGTCGACACGCTGCGGGCCGAGGTGGAGGCACTCACCGCCGAGCAGAACGCCCTCGCGGGCAGGCCGGCCCTCACCCCCACGGCGGGTGACCTCGTGGCGGGTGGCTCGGTGCCGGTCAGCGGACCGGGCCTCGTCATCTCCCTGGACGACGCCCCGGTGGACTCCCGGCGCGACGACGTCCGACCGGACCTGCTCGTGGTGCACCAGCAGGACATCCAGGCCGTCATGAACGCCCTGTGGGCGGGTGGCGCCGAGGCGATGGGCCTGATGGACCAGCGGGTGGTGTCCACGACCGGCGTGCAGTGCCAGGGCAACGTCCTGCGCCTGCACGGCCGCATGTACTCGCCGCCGTTCGTCATCACGGCCGTGGGCGACCCCGAGCAGCTGCGTGCCGCGCTCGCCGCGGACGAGGACGTCCGCACCTACGTGCGGCAGGCCGGTGAGCTCAACCTGGGCTGGGACCTCGAGGAACGGAGCGAGGTCGAGCTGCCTGCCTACTCCGGCGCGACCGAGCTGGGCTGGGCGCGCGTGCCGGACGACGTCGAGGTGCTGCCCGGCGTGCCCGCGGCGGCACCGGCGGACGAGGACGCCCCCACGGCGAGCGCCCGGCCGAGCGGCCCGCGGACGACCGAGGAGGGCCACCTGTGA
- a CDS encoding peptidylprolyl isomerase, with product MFATIHTSAGDIRVELFENHAPRTVENFVGLAKGTIEWTDPSTGAPRTDPLYSGVVFHRVIPDFMIQGGDPLGNGRGGPGYQFDDEIHPELTFSEPYLLAMANAGKRLDPVTGKVGGTNGSQFFISVAPTTWLNGKHTIFGKVVDDESRKVVDAIAATPTRPGDRPVQDVTITSITVED from the coding sequence ATGTTCGCCACCATCCACACGTCCGCCGGTGACATCCGGGTCGAGCTGTTCGAGAACCACGCGCCGCGCACCGTCGAGAACTTCGTCGGGCTGGCCAAGGGCACCATCGAGTGGACCGACCCCAGCACCGGCGCGCCCCGTACCGACCCGCTGTACTCCGGCGTCGTCTTCCACCGCGTCATCCCGGACTTCATGATCCAGGGCGGCGACCCGCTCGGGAACGGCCGCGGCGGCCCGGGCTACCAGTTCGACGACGAGATCCACCCCGAGCTCACGTTCTCCGAGCCCTACCTGCTCGCCATGGCCAACGCCGGCAAGCGCCTCGACCCGGTCACGGGCAAGGTCGGCGGCACCAACGGGTCGCAGTTCTTCATCTCCGTGGCGCCCACCACGTGGCTCAACGGCAAGCACACGATCTTCGGCAAGGTCGTGGACGACGAGAGCCGCAAGGTGGTCGACGCGATCGCCGCGACGCCCACGCGTCCCGGTGACCGCCCCGTCCAGGACGTGACCATCACGTCCATCACGGTGGAGGACTGA
- a CDS encoding aminodeoxychorismate/anthranilate synthase component II produces the protein MTRILVVDNYDSFVYTIVGYLDQLGAKPEVVRNDAVPPAAERAGYDGVLVSPGPGAPADAGASTQVIRDCATSGTPMLGVCLGHQALGEVFGGTVTHAPELMHGKTSQVEHDGQGVLAGLPVPFTATRYHSLAVVDGTFSDELVVTARANGIIMGLQHRDLPLHGVQFHPESVLTEGGHRLLANWLEVCGARDAVERSQGLHPLVRL, from the coding sequence ATGACGCGGATCCTCGTCGTCGACAACTACGACTCGTTCGTCTACACGATCGTCGGCTACCTCGACCAGCTCGGGGCGAAGCCGGAGGTCGTGCGCAACGACGCCGTGCCGCCCGCCGCGGAACGCGCCGGGTACGACGGCGTCCTCGTGTCCCCGGGCCCCGGCGCACCCGCCGACGCCGGTGCGAGCACCCAGGTCATCCGGGACTGCGCGACGTCGGGCACGCCCATGCTCGGCGTGTGCCTGGGCCACCAGGCCCTCGGTGAGGTCTTCGGCGGCACCGTGACGCACGCCCCGGAGCTCATGCACGGCAAGACGAGCCAGGTCGAGCACGACGGTCAGGGCGTGCTCGCCGGGCTGCCCGTCCCGTTCACCGCGACGCGCTACCACTCGCTCGCGGTCGTGGACGGCACGTTCTCCGACGAGCTGGTGGTCACGGCCCGCGCGAACGGCATCATCATGGGCCTGCAGCACCGGGACCTGCCCCTGCACGGCGTGCAGTTCCACCCCGAGTCCGTGCTCACCGAGGGCGGGCACCGGCTGCTGGCCAACTGGCTGGAGGTCTGCGGGGCACGGGACGCCGTCGAGCGGTCGCAGGGGCTGCACCCGCTCGTCCGCCTCTGA
- a CDS encoding DUF3566 domain-containing protein, protein MSDTPPSIPPRKRPTPPMNGGGSASGEGGAVQSAEHEAGGSSWASFGGPTASAPPTYTVDVRGSGSSSGRTTSPAGPRTAERPPAESSAERPTAERAAADRTEPRPAPATTAPATTAPADGSDPDDAASPLVTAVDATTVWLKKAAGATGSGLSRAYSQLTRPRTEDDHMTTTPTTTGAATTERPAPRSTAPVTGATARPATGRIPSVGGGPRRVRLAVSRVDPWSVMKLSFLLSVAVGIMIVVAAVVVWFTLDGLQVFARVDDLVRQVVGQDSPLDVMAYVSFEKTVSAATLVAVIDVFLLTALATIGAFLYNIVAALVGGVHVTMTDE, encoded by the coding sequence ATGAGTGACACGCCCCCCTCGATCCCCCCGCGCAAGCGCCCGACCCCCCCGATGAACGGCGGGGGCAGCGCGTCCGGCGAGGGCGGGGCCGTGCAGTCGGCCGAGCACGAGGCCGGCGGCAGCTCGTGGGCGTCGTTCGGCGGCCCGACCGCCTCCGCTCCCCCGACCTACACCGTCGACGTGCGCGGCTCCGGGTCGTCGTCGGGCCGGACGACGTCCCCCGCGGGCCCGCGTACCGCCGAGCGTCCGCCGGCCGAGTCGTCCGCCGAGCGGCCGACGGCCGAGCGAGCAGCGGCCGACCGGACGGAGCCGCGCCCTGCGCCCGCGACCACCGCGCCCGCGACCACCGCGCCCGCGGACGGGAGCGATCCCGACGACGCCGCGTCGCCGTTGGTGACGGCCGTCGACGCGACGACCGTGTGGCTGAAGAAGGCGGCCGGAGCCACCGGTTCGGGTCTCTCGAGGGCGTACTCTCAGCTGACCCGCCCCCGCACCGAGGACGACCACATGACCACGACGCCGACGACCACCGGTGCCGCGACCACCGAGCGCCCCGCGCCGCGGTCGACGGCTCCCGTCACGGGGGCGACCGCCCGTCCGGCCACCGGCCGGATCCCGAGCGTGGGCGGCGGCCCGCGCCGCGTCCGCCTCGCGGTGTCCCGCGTGGACCCCTGGTCGGTCATGAAGCTGTCGTTCCTTCTGTCCGTGGCGGTCGGCATCATGATCGTCGTGGCGGCCGTCGTCGTGTGGTTCACGCTGGACGGGCTGCAGGTCTTCGCACGCGTGGACGATCTCGTCCGGCAGGTCGTCGGGCAGGACAGCCCGCTGGACGTCATGGCCTACGTGTCGTTCGAGAAGACCGTCTCCGCGGCCACGCTGGTCGCCGTGATCGACGTCTTCCTGCTGACGGCCCTGGCGACGATCGGCGCGTTCCTCTACAACATCGTGGCGGCGCTGGTCGGTGGCGTGCACGTGACGATGACCGACGAGTGA
- a CDS encoding tyrosine-type recombinase/integrase → MTSTFPVTLRGAAAPTLMWAHEHDVEPAALQQLRTIAALPWVHGVRVMPDVHLGIIWTDAGRDGSPRLRIPAGKTRKERSIPLHPDAADAIRELRAIRAGDHDRGIIDRVTERRTRYLFMSKGRHISRSHLFDKPLQLVCEYAGLLTVEGGKLVTAHRFRHTLGTELVEVGARFQTVMAVLGHDSADMTLTYAQVSDPTVKADYEKAVEAGSIAGPAAAAIRDKR, encoded by the coding sequence ATGACCAGCACCTTCCCGGTCACGCTGCGCGGCGCCGCCGCCCCCACCCTCATGTGGGCGCACGAGCACGACGTGGAGCCGGCGGCGCTGCAGCAGCTGCGCACGATCGCCGCACTCCCCTGGGTTCACGGGGTGCGCGTCATGCCCGACGTCCACCTGGGCATTATCTGGACAGATGCCGGTAGGGACGGCAGTCCTCGACTGCGGATTCCCGCAGGCAAGACGCGAAAAGAGCGCAGCATCCCGCTGCACCCCGACGCGGCCGACGCGATTCGAGAGCTCCGGGCGATCCGTGCAGGCGACCACGACCGGGGCATCATCGATCGCGTCACCGAGCGACGCACGCGATACCTGTTCATGAGCAAGGGCCGGCACATCTCCAGGTCGCACCTCTTCGACAAGCCGCTACAGCTGGTGTGTGAGTACGCCGGCCTGCTGACGGTCGAGGGCGGGAAGCTGGTCACGGCCCATCGGTTCCGCCACACCCTCGGGACGGAGCTGGTCGAGGTCGGAGCCCGATTCCAGACTGTGATGGCAGTACTCGGCCACGACTCAGCGGACATGACCTTGACGTACGCGCAGGTCAGCGACCCGACGGTGAAGGCGGACTACGAGAAGGCCGTAGAGGCGGGCTCGATCGCGGGCCCCGCCGCGGCAGCGATCCGCGACAAGCGCTGA